In Thermobaculum terrenum ATCC BAA-798, the DNA window CGCGTTGGGAGTATCCCCAGCAGAATGTACAATAATTTCGATGGCACCAAATAAAATCTCGCTTTGGAGCTCCACATGTTGGAAGAAGAAACACTGTTCAAGGTTGAGAGACTAGGCATTATCATGTCTCCAGACCCTAACATCCCTGAGGAAGTGGAAGGAGTACTCAATCCGGCTGCTGTACGAGGCAGGGATGGCGAGTTGTACTTATTTCCGCGCGTAGTAGGAAGAGGAAACTACTCTCGCGTGGGGATAGCACGGGTGATATTCGACGATGATGGTTTACCAACTTCAGTCGAAAGGCTGGGATACGCATTGGAGCCCAAAGAATGGTATGAGCTCAGACCCGAAGAAAACACTGGGGGATGCGAAGATCCAAGGGTCACTTATATACAAGCCATAGACATGTTCGTTATGGCTTACACAGCTTGGGGCCCAGGGGGGCCGAGAATAGCTATTGCTGTAAGCGAGGATCTTTTTCACTGGGAGAGGCTTGGGTTACTGAACTTCGAACCAGACCCAGATCCCGTATACCTAGTCGACTTTGATGACTATCACAACAAAGACGCAGCTTACTTCCCCCTACCAGTACTAGATCCTGATGGAAAGGAGTCCTTAGCTGTACTTCACCGTCCAGTATATGACGAAGAGGATGTACCTAAGACTATTTTGGATCCTAGACCTAGTATATGGGTTTCCTTCTGCTCCCTGGAAGAAGTTCGCAAAGACCTCAAAGCACTTCAAGTAGTACGTAAGCATAAGGTAGTAATTGACCCTGAGTACGAATGGGAGAGTCTGCGCATAGGTGGAGGCACTGTACCAGTAATGACCCAATTCGGTTGGATGCACGTGTATCACGGTGTCTCAGAGTCTGGGGATTCAACAACCGGCAGAAAGTAC includes these proteins:
- a CDS encoding glycosidase, whose translation is MLEEETLFKVERLGIIMSPDPNIPEEVEGVLNPAAVRGRDGELYLFPRVVGRGNYSRVGIARVIFDDDGLPTSVERLGYALEPKEWYELRPEENTGGCEDPRVTYIQAIDMFVMAYTAWGPGGPRIAIAVSEDLFHWERLGLLNFEPDPDPVYLVDFDDYHNKDAAYFPLPVLDPDGKESLAVLHRPVYDEEDVPKTILDPRPSIWVSFCSLEEVRKDLKALQVVRKHKVVIDPEYEWESLRIGGGTVPVMTQFGWMHVYHGVSESGDSTTGRKYCAGLLFLDKEHPEKTIFRTDRPILEPQMDEEKSGVVPHVVFPTGIDDRGNGQYDIYYGMADTRIGVARLTLPERLPAN